The Lentisphaerota bacterium genome includes the window GGCGTCATTCGCGGGCGTCATCCATTCGCTGCTGTACCTGATCGTGCCCAATCGCCCCGGCGCGCTTCTGCACATTCTGGAGCCGTTTCAGGCCGCCCGCTTGAACCTGACGTTCATTCAGTCGCGTCCGCTATCAGGCCGGCCGTGGCAATACGGTTTTTTTGTGGAGGCCGAAGGCGCGATCACCGATGCCGGCTATGCCCCGACGCTCGCGCGGCTCCACGAGGTCGCCGAGACGGTGCATATCCTGGGCGTGTATCCCTCGGCCCGGACGCCGACACCAGCCCCGTGAGGTGCTTGCCAAACAGCCTGCGTGGGTTATGAACGCGCAGCAATCAGACGCCTCTCCGAGCAGAATGCCGTCAACGGACACCCCGCGCAATGCGGACTGACGGGGCGGCAGCGGGTCTGGCCGAAGGCGACCAGATAGGAATTCCAAGTGCGCCAGTAGCGGACCGGCAGGATAGCGCGCAACGCCATCTCGGTCTCGAACGGGGTGCCTGTGCGAACCAGCCCGAGCCGGTTGCTGATCCGGTGCACATGGACGTCAACGCAGATCGCGGGTTTGCCGAATCCGAGCGCAACGACCAGGTTGGCGGTCTTGCGTCCGACCCCGGGCAGCTCGCATAACGCCTCCACGGTGTTGGGAATGGCTCCCCCGAAACGGGCGTCAAGCGCGTCGGGCAGCGCCTTCAAATGACGGGTCTTGTCGCGGTAGAAACCGACCGGGTAGATCAGGCGTTCGAGCTCGTCTGCCGCCAGGGTCCGCAAGTCGCCAGGCGCATTGACGCGCTGAAACAGACGGCGGCATGCGGCCGCCGTGGTGGCGTCTTGTGTGCGGGCCGAAAGGATGGTGCCGACCAGCACGTGGAACGGGTCGCGGGTTTGCGCCGCAATCAGATCAACGACCGGCGCGGGGGCGTTGACAAAGGCTCTTTTCAGCAGCCGGTTGACAGCGGGAATGTCGGCGGTTGTCATGAGCCTAACGGGTCTGGCGCATCTCGGCCTGGATCGCCAGGGCCGCCGCGCGGGGGTCGGGGGCTTCCACAATCGGACGTCCAACCACGAGATGGGTCGAGCCGTCGCGAACGGCGGCCGCTGGCGTGGCAACGCGCTTCTGATCGCCGACCGCCGCGCCCGCAGGCCGCACGCCGGGGGTGACCAGCAACGCTTCCGGACCGAGGGTCGCACGCATGGCGGCGACTTCCTGCGGTGAGCAGACGATGCCGTCGGCGCCGGCTTCACGCACGGCGAGAAGGCCCATGGCCGTGACGTGTTCGCGCAGCGGGCGGGCGATCCCCA containing:
- a CDS encoding endonuclease III, with the protein product MTTADIPAVNRLLKRAFVNAPAPVVDLIAAQTRDPFHVLVGTILSARTQDATTAAACRRLFQRVNAPGDLRTLAADELERLIYPVGFYRDKTRHLKALPDALDARFGGAIPNTVEALCELPGVGRKTANLVVALGFGKPAICVDVHVHRISNRLGLVRTGTPFETEMALRAILPVRYWRTWNSYLVAFGQTRCRPVSPHCAGCPLTAFCSERRLIAARS